CCTGAGATTGCAAAGTATCCACCGGAGATAAAAAATTTAGCAACTGTTTTTGCTCTTCAGTCGTCAAATGGCTTAAAAACTTGTCCATATTGAGAACATCCTGCATCAATACAAACATCGATCATGAAAAGTATCACGGCCGCTAACATTTATAACATCAAACTTGACACACGATATCAGTGGACCTCAAGAATTTTGGGAAACAAATGCATTCAAAATTAGATGATTTTAGGTAGCTAATATAAGAACTAATAAGCCTTCACATAGCTAAGAATGGAGATTAACAAGAATTAGAACGAGAGTTATAGCTGAAAAGCAGTTCATATACAATCCACAAATACATGATACATAAAAACTCAGGATGAACAACAGGAGGACCACCACTTATTTAGATATTTCAGCTTCTATGGTCACAAATGTAGAACAAAAAAGAGTTGAGCAATAAAATGATGACAGAAGACTTGTCCATATAACATAGCATCTGGGACAGAATCAAAAGAATGTTTGTGTAGTTGTATTTCAACTTACTTGGAGGTCTATGTAACATAGTGGAGAATTATGGTGTGCAAGAATCTGGATTGTTTCAAGTTGATCTTTGCCTCTGAAtttgaagaaaataaaaataagtttgtgaTACACAAACAATGGAAAAATATCAATCATTTTCCGCGTGTAGATTGTGAGTGCCTCTTAGAATACTTGAATATGGGAATAATATAATCATATATTTGCAATACAACTTCCATAGTTTTAGatcatcaaattaaaaactaagGTTAGCTCTTCTCAGCCCTCGAGATTGCGAAGTACCTTTTAATCCGTTCTTGTTCTGTTCCTGGATTAGCGGGCTTCTTGATTTTCTCAATTCCTCGACATGATGAATTGACACCTGTGTCCTCCATAAGACCAGGAAAAGTTGTATGTCGTGATTTTACAGTATGTTTCTTGTTATCAATTGAAAGGGAGCTGGCTTCTGATTCTTCCTCTCTAGCTATAGAATTTGGATGTCGAATAAGTACACTTCCATGTCCAATTTCAACAGACACCATAGGTTTACCACTTTCAAGAAGCAACTCTTCTTCTGAAGATCCAGACAAACTCGACCACTGTTCATGCCATATGGCATATAGATCTTTGGTGAGCTTCTCAACTGGAGATGGTTTTGAACGAGTGACACAGGTTCTCTTTTTAGAAGGCACCATTGTGTCCCATACAGCAGGTTGTGATGGACCTGCAAAGGCGAGGAGTGAATGGACAAAAAgataaaaatattgaaaaatgttAATGGTCGCCTCAGAGCCTAACTCGAAAAGTAGTTTACAAGACCATGAGGGGGAGAAAAGGTGATCGAAATAAGTTGGTTCCCGTTTGCCTGGTTAATAGTTATCATTTTTCTGGCGCGGTTGGTAGTGGAAAAGTATATCTTATTGCTTTAGCCACCACGTACGATCTCGAACTTTTCAGAAAATAGCTCTAACATAGCCGGATGTCATAAGTTCGTTATAAATTGTGACCATATATTTCCTGATCCCTGGATTACATTTTAGGGGGCAATGATAAAGTATAAAACCATTGATTGTTACCTCCAACGACCTCAAAGTCTTCTgaaaatggtttctaataaataGAGATGTAAATATTTTTGTCATAATCAATCTACTCAGAATAGCAATGTATAGAGCTTAGAAACCTGTCAAATCACTTGCATCGGCACTGCCATATTGTGCACAACTCTCTAAGTTAGATATGGCCGAGCCAGAACTTGATCCGTTGCTTGTATCCTTATCAAAACCTTTATGAAACCCCTGACTATAGTCTAGTGGTACCCCTCGAAATTCAGcaatatcattattattatgatCAAACTTCCTCTTGATTACTTTCGGCTCTTTGTTCTTGATAGAAATTGTCTTTACTTTTGAAATCCGATAATCCTCAAACTCTTCAGGTTCAGCTCTAGCATGGAGAGGTGTGTAGTTTGCCAATGTTCCCTTTGTTCTCCACCGAGAACCACATGCATTACAGAGTATGGGCTTCTCAGGAGGACCGTTACGCCAAAGAGGGGTACCTATTGCATAATTATTTGAAGTCGATTAAGTAAGCATAGTCGAAGGAAACAATGATCAACATTAAAGAAGTTTTGAATTACCAGCACGGCAAGCATTATCACTAATCAAAAGTTAGATCTCGACAAGGCCATGCTTGCACGAGATTCAGAAAAATAAGAGTAGAGAAGTAACACGAAGAGAACACAAATATTTATACGGGTGCACCCTTAGAATGACATTAATCAGTGGAAGAATTGCAGGAAATAAAATCAAGAGGGTAGTCACAAGAGATTAAGCCTTCATCAGTAGGAAAATTAAGTCAACGAAAAGCTAAACATCTCTTCTCAACCTGAATGGATGAAGAATGATTAAACAGGAGCATAATGGGAATGGTCATATGAGAAACACAAAATCATTGAATAGAAATTATATATAACTTACAACCTAAGTCATTGGGCTAAGAGATGAAGACAATCGATGAAAAGGTATCAACTATTGTCTTCAAAGTATCATCTATCTCACCATTCAAAAATCATTTTCAAATCAGTGTGGACAGAAAGACACTAAAACTAAACTGTCATAGATCTACATGACTTCGAATATTTCTTGGGACAGCATAGAATATGGAAACCACATCACAGTAAGATAATTATCTTGAAACTGAATTCCTAGACAAAACATTCTAATAACACCTGGACAACCAACTtgaatatattttcaaaatggtCCAGACATTGGTTTACAAAATGCTGATGGAAAACAACTTAATTCTTCAAGCAGCAGCATAAAGATTTATCCGCACAAAGTTACttataatttgaaatgagcTGAGGGATCCTAGCAGAATGTAGAGAAACTCCTGTTTAGAACAAAATGAGAATGTTCATTAATGATCAGGTGCTATCCAAGTTGGTGGAAATATGACATACTAAAACGATTGGTGATGTATCATTTCAAGTTTGGGATCATTATAATGTCATATTGAGAACACGTAGGAAGTTTATACAAGGTTGCAAGAGTTGAAAAAACAATAGCAAAGAAACTTTCATCTTTCTTTGCAAAAAGCTTGGCTAGAGTCGTCGGGTCAATAGCAAACAGATGCCTCTTGAATGTTTATATGAGAAGGGACTGGAAAACTAGTCTAGGCTCCGTGTCTAGAGCTGAAGTCAAGACACTAAGTTCTGCTAGAacagaaatttaaaatttttgatcaatcaGAACTCATAATGAACATGGGAGGACAAAGCATTGATTTCATTTGgcatataaacaatcaactGCATTAGAGAACAATGAAAATCAGCTCAATTCCTTTTTTTCTCAAAAGGGTTCAATAGAGTCAAAGCCAGTGGGCATACACAAAAGAGAGAAAGCAAAGGTTAAGTGCCCAAACAGAATTCCAACGCTATTATCAAACTGCAAATCAAGACTCGAGGGCTGTGGCAGAAATGGAAGTTAAAAGGCAAGAACCATTTAAACAACACTAGAACATAACACATAACATAAAAAATGACCCAGTATTTTCCATTCCCACGAATCGTTCTGTATTCAGAAACTGAATAATCGTCTCCAGAGTTAAGAACTAATCAATCAATTTGAAACCAATTGAAAATGGTGACAAACACAGACAAAAAAAAGCTCACTTGTAACACCACAGTGATAGCAAGGTCCATGCTTTCCCATGTCTCTCAATTTTTTTCCCTTGCTcaacacaaaatcacaaaaTTCAAATGAAATTCACCACGGAAAATCCCAAGACACCAGTTTGCTTTTTAAAAGTCTTCTcagaaaataatttattaaaaatttaaagctTTGAATTTTCTTTTAGCCTCTTAAACACATATACCCTTCTGGGTACAAACCCTTTTCTTCAACACACCAAATAAGAATCTGCACATAAATTAGTAACTAAATAATAAAAacccaatatttttttaatgttttttgtTCAAGAAAAAACAGTGAAACAGCAAAACTGAGCACAAACTGTCGACGAAAATAACATAAGAAGATGGGCTTTTAAGCCGAGAATCTGTAAATTACAATCcaatgaagaagaagaataGAGGATTAAAGGAATCTCAAATAAAGTTTTGGGAAAAGGGAAGGTGAAAATGGGGGATTGTTTCTCTGTATGACTTCTTCTTCTTGTattggtattttgtatgtgaagtAAATGTTTCAGCTTTGCTTtactataatattattataataaccataacaataataacttttttttaatatataatatataatttttaggaCCTTTATCGATACgttttcaatatatataaatatatatatatatatattatttatttatttatttcttttttttcagTTTATTTTCCAACAAAAACTACTTTTTATAGCTTTATCATGTTATCGAAGAATAATTTCGagtaacataaataaataatattcatTTTATTAAATGTATTATTGATtattctatttatttatttttagtcGTCCCgacttaaataaattaattatattatactagatacaaatataaatatacaaaataattcatgccACCTTGTATGTTTTAATGtctattaaataatttatccttatttttaAAGAGAATctaaaaataatattcaaaCGTATAATTTCACTCAACCTTATAAATAAAAAGATTGTTAGAAAGAGTTGGTCTCCTATGAGACAGTCCCAAGagaaaaatgacaaaaacttgtgtgagacggtctcacgggtcatatttgtgagacggatcttttatttgggtcatccatgaaaaagtattactttttatgctaaaagtattactttttattgtgaatatgggtagggttgacccgtctcacggattaagatccgtgagacggtctcacatgagactaactcgagaaaaatatttgtgagacgggtccaCTCGATCCATATTTAGAATGAAAACTAatctttttgaatattttttatgacTATATCACAAAATTAATCTGTGAGAATATATAAAGTTTATGTGTGaaataaaggcaaaaacttatgtgaaacgatctcacggatcgtattttatgagacagatctcttatttgggtcatccgtgaaaaattattactttttattgtgaatattggtagagttgactcgtcttacagataaagattcgtgagatcgtctaacaagagatctactctgaaatataaaaagaataagaaaatatatggactcataaagattaaaaaaaaaacaagagagAGGAGAAAGGCACAAGGAGAGTTGTTTGGAGTTTTGTTATTCTTTACTTATTTTCTTTTGCGCTAAGTTGTCTCTTGTTTTTAATGACCTGATGTTGATTAATACTCTATTTATTACTTATGGTCAATACGCGTTCCTTTTAGGAAAATGTTAGATATACAACCAGAATTATAAATTAGgtcactttattttaaaattatctttgcattttatttgaaaatctcTTTCAAACATACATTCGAGATAATTTTGTAATTTCAAATACACTTTGTACCAGAATATGTAACCCGACCCTTCATTACATATCTTAATGCTTCTGAAAAAAATGTGTTTAAATtacaattgaattaattaaatcacgattttttttaaaataagaattATATCAATATAGCTGAATGTATAAAgtgggattttttttttcttgttaaTAAAATCCTAAATGGTGTgtaaaaaatgaatttaaacaatTTTCTAGATACATATTTTAATAACTTTATGTTTGATCCATCATgttgaattaaattaaaaattcaaatggCGACATAATTCTGGAAATATGTTATTGAATATTATAGATCCATAATATGATTAGGGCTATTTTTATGCTTTTAGCTGGGTTTTATCTGAATATTTAATGCAAAAatgcaaaaaaattaaaatgtaataataaaataaaatattctgtTTTTTTAACATTTTGTGAGGAATTGTAAAGAAGttagtataattttttttatattcaaaGTTACTATTAAggcttttattttattatattctgtttaaaaataataatgaaataatggagaagagatattttgaggaaaaaaattattatatctttataaacaaaataataataataataataataataataataataataataataataataataataataataataataataataataataaatttctgaAATGGTATTTTTCGTTTAAATTAAATCCATGGGTGATGATGACGTGTAATGTTATGATTGGAGGATCCCGTCACAATTCAGACCATTGATCACATTTGTGGGTCCAACGTGGGACGTGTTATGCactgatataatttttttatggttTGATTTTTTAATGTATACTGTTTTGGGCTTTTTAATCAATTTTCTTAAAGGTTGAAATTTCAAAATACATGGCAAATATTGAGTGGTCCAGGCATCTAGACCTGGCCCGGCCCGTGGTCAACAGGTCATTTAATCGGGCGATGGTTTTGACCTCGAACCGTGACTGCCCATATGTGGGGCCGACTACGGTTTTTGGATCTTAAATCCGTCGACCTCAGGGttggtttttttattttttttacttttttttagaAGAATCGGTAACTTAGATTTATAATAACACATACCACGTGTCTGTATCTTTTACtaatatatatcattgtttttaATATTTGGCAATAATACTTATTCGGAAAATGCGGTTCATCGGGTCTGGATCTGGTCCGTCGGATCTGCATCCCGCCTTGTAACCGTCACAGGCGGTTATGGTTAATCCCAACCCTAACCTGCGGGTTCTAATTCGGACTAAACCGCGGACAAGTCTATAAGAATCAAAATTGACACAAACTACTCGAATCGAGTTTAAATATAACTCCCGTTGAGTTTGAATCTACTCATTCTAAAATCgagtttaaaaaatatatgaaattatttGTGCAATTAGAATTCACAATttaaacatattaaaattaaattacagTAATCTCCTCGCATGGCTCCTTTCACCCATTTTTTTTGACTAATTCATGTCATTATATACCTGTATTTCCATTGTATAAATTTATGCTGTTAAATTCCTTCTCTTGATACAAATTTATGAGTCataattttcatttattaattTGACTATTTGACAAGATTCACACATTCTCACCAATTTAAgggtttttttattattaattttttaaaaaaattaattttgttaatAATGTAGATTGTGGTGTTTTGGCAACAATTTGTGGCAGACCCTGCAGCTTTAAAGTTGCAAAGCTGCCACTAAAAAGctagaataatttttttatgagacgatcttacgaatctttatttgtgatatgggtcaatcctactgatattacaataaaaagtaatactcttagtataaaagtaatattttttcatagatgacccaaattaGATATTCGTCTCATAAAATTCGAACCGTGAGATCGTCCcacacaattttttgtcaaaaaatcTAATGCAGCCTTTCGTGACTCCAGCGTCCACTGTAGGTGTAAGTAAACGCTGCAGATTCAATAATTTCAGCCACCCATTGAGCATTTTTACTGCAAATAAAGCTTCCATGTATACGAAGAGTAAAATAAACAAACGAAAAAAAAACAAGTATTCGTCTATTTGA
This region of Primulina eburnea isolate SZY01 chromosome 14, ASM2296580v1, whole genome shotgun sequence genomic DNA includes:
- the LOC140811506 gene encoding GATA transcription factor 26, yielding MGKHGPCYHCGVTSTPLWRNGPPEKPILCNACGSRWRTKGTLANYTPLHARAEPEEFEDYRISKVKTISIKNKEPKVIKRKFDHNNNDIAEFRGVPLDYSQGFHKGFDKDTSNGSSSGSAISNLESCAQYGSADASDLTGPSQPAVWDTMVPSKKRTCVTRSKPSPVEKLTKDLYAIWHEQWSSLSGSSEEELLLESGKPMVSVEIGHGSVLIRHPNSIAREEESEASSLSIDNKKHTVKSRHTTFPGLMEDTGVNSSCRGIEKIKKPANPGTEQERIKRGKDQLETIQILAHHNSPLCYIDLQDVLNMDKFLSHLTTEEQKQLLNFLSPVDTLQSQDSLNSMFDSPQFKENLLSFQRLLSEGVFDNSLSGLKIEDFRTLKKLILFNSAKSKWVEHYQIFKDLKGKNCVEGSEVAGASIALPADYLSCVKPTQDGQHQKLSGANAVMKSPRRITTKPSFDQKELTDNDGSFFSPRRLFSSPIDNSSLVLDSSRFADESLEHELLLDVPSSGSFPQAELLLPTSSLGAQASTSSSSLFSNFSRH